TTACCGTGCTGCTGGAACAGGCTTACGCGGCGCAATTGGCTTGAATCCCCACCATCCCCTGTGGGAGCGAGCTTGCTCGCGATGACGGACTGCCAGCCAGCCTATTGGTCGCCTGACACACCGCTATCGCGAGCAAGCTCGCTCCCACAGGGCCAAGCGCCTGTCGGATAGAAATACATGAGCCGTACGCCCTCGAAACTCAGCCAACTGCTCTTCGCCCTCCTCGCCTACGCCAGCCTGGCCATCGGCCTGGTGGCCATCGCCGTGCCCGGCTTGCCGACCACTGAATTCATCCTGCTCGCCGCCTGGGCCGCGACCCGCAGTTCCCCGCGCCTGAGTGCCTGGCTGGAGGGCCACCGATTATTCGGACCGATGCTGCACAACTGGCGCAACGGCAAGGTCATCCCGCGCCGGGCCAAGATCGCCGCAACGGCCAGCATGCTGTGCTGCGCAGGGTTGATGCTGCTGGTGCTCGAACACCACTGGCCGGTTTACCTCGCGCTCGCGGGCATGGGCCTGGGCAATCTCTGGATCTGGTCACGCCCGGAACACCGTGGCAAGGGAGCTTGCTCCCGCTGGGCCGGTCCGACGCCTCGGGCGTAGCGACCCCCGATGTTCGTTTGATCTATGCTCGCTCTCTGGTTCAGGAGGGCTTCCAAATGTCAGACCTACTCTCATCCATACAAACCGCCATCGGCTTGCCCACGACACCGATCCCCTTCACAGGCGAAGGCGCCCTGCCCTCGGCCTTCGCGGTCACGGAGCTGGCCAGCGCGAGCATCGGTGTGGCCGGTCAAGCGGTCGCCGCACTCATCCACCAGCAAACCGGTCGCCTGCCGACGCTTGAAGTCGACCAGCGCCTGGCCTCGTTCTGGTTTTCCACCTCCCTGCGACCCATCGGCTGGAGCGTGCCGCCGATGTGGGACGCCGTGGCTGGCGACTATGCCACCGCCGACGGCTGGATCCGCCTGCACACCAACGCGCCGCATCATCGCCAGGCGGCGGAAAAGGTCCTCGGGGCCTGCACCGACCGCGCCGACATGGCCAGCAAAGTGATCCGTTGGAACAAGGCCGAACTGGAGCAAGCCGTGGTCGACGCCGGCGGTTGCGCCGCGCAGATGCGCTCGTGGCAGGCGTGGCAACTCCATCCGCAGGGCATGGCGGTGAATGCCGAGCCTCTCGTTCAGTTGGATGACGGCGCCGAAGGTTCGCCTGCGCCCTGGCTCGGCTCCGTCGCCCAGCCCCTGGCGGGCCTCAAGGTGCTGGACCTGACCCGCGTGCTGGCCGGCCCGATTGCCAGCCGTTTTCTTGCCGGCCTGGGCGCCGACGTGCTGCGCATCGATCCGCCAACCTGGAACGAACCCGGCGTGGTGCCAGAAGTCACCCTCGGCAAACGTTGCGCCCGCCTCGACTTGCAGCAACCCGCCGACCGCGCAACGTTCGAGGCGCTGCTCAAGGAGGCCGACATCCTGCTACACGGCTACCGCGCCGACGCACTGGATCGCTTGGGCTATGGCGCCACGCAGCGCCAACGATTGGCCCCCGGCCTGATCGATGTCTGCCTCAACGCCTACGGCTGGAGCGGCCCCTGGCAACACCGCCGCGGCTTCGACAGCCTGGTGCAGATGAGCAGCGGCATCGCCGAGGCCGGCATGGCCTGGAAACACGCCGACAAGCCGACGCCGCTGCCGGTCCAGGCCCTGGACCATGGGACGGGTTACCTGATGGCGGCCAGCGCGATTGTGTTGGTCGCCCGCCGCTTGGCCACCAGCCATGGCGGCTCGGCACGCCTGTCGCTGGCGCGCACGGCGAAGCTGTTGATCGACGGCGGCGCTGGCACTCAGGTTGCATTGCGCCCTGAAGACGAGGCTGACCAGGGGCTGCTGGTGGAACAGACGCCGTGGGGCCCGGCGCATCGTTTGCAGGTACCGCTGAGGATCACCGGAACGCCGCTGCAATGGACGTTGCCCGCCGCGGAATTGGGGGCTCACCGGGCACAGTGGTAGCTCACCGAAAATCCAAGGTGGGAGCGAGCCTGCTCGCGAAGGCGGTGTGTCAGTCGACATCAGTGGCGGCAGATTTTCTGCCTTCGCGAGCAGGCTCGCTCCCACAGGTTTTGCGTCCTACCCCCCTTTGCGCCGGAACTGACCTGGATCAGCTACCGCCCTTCCCAATCGACATAGGCTGTTGACTCTCTTCCCCCGCATGGGAGTCATGCAATGTCCGATACCCCCGGAAAACTACGACTGGGTGCGCTGGTCGCGCTGGTAGTAGGATCGATGATCGGCGGCGGGATCTTTTCCCTGCCACAGAACATGGCCGCCAGCGCCGACGTCGGCGCCGTGTTGATCGGCTGGGCCATCACCGCAGTGGGCATGCTGACCCTCGCCTTTGTTTTCCAGACGCTCGCCAACCGTAAACCCGACCTGGACGGCGGCGTATACGCCTACGCCAAGGCCGGGTTCGGCGACTACATGGGTTTCTCGTCGGCCTGGGGCTACTGGATCAGCGCCTGGCTGGGCAACGTCGGCTACTTCGTGTTGCTGTTCAGCACCCTGGGCTATTTCTTCCCGATCTTTGGCGAGGGCAACACCGTCGCCGCGGTAATCGGCGCCTCGGTGTTGCTCTGGGCCGTGCATTTCCTCGTACTGCGTGGCATCAAGGAAGCCGCCTTCATCAACCTGGTGACCACCGTCGCCAAGATCGTGCCGCTGCTGTTGTTCGTGTTGATCGCGGTATTCGCCTTCAAGCTGGAGATTTTTACCGCCGACATCTGGGGCCTGAAGAATCCCGACCTGGGCAGCGTGATGGACCAAGTGCGACACATGATGCTGGTGACCGTGTGGGTGTTCATCGGCATCGAGGGCGCGAGTATTTTTTCCGCCCGCGCCGAGAAACGCAGCGACGTCGGCAAGGCCACCGTCATCGGTTTCATCACGGTGCTGTTGTTCCTGGTGCTGGTGAACGTGCTGTCCCTGGGGATCATGACCCAGCCTGAACTGGCCAAGCTGCAGAACCCATCCATGGCCGCCGTGCTGGAACACGTGGTCGGTCACTGGGGCGCGGTGTTGATCAGCGTTGGCCTGATCATCTCGCTGCTCGGCGCCCTGCTGTCCTGGGTCCTGTTGTGCGCCGAGATCATGTTCGCCGCCGCCAAGGACCACACCATGCCCGCGTTCCTGCGGCGGGAGAACGCCAACCATGTGCCGGCCAACGCCCTGTGGCTGACCAACGCGATGGTCCAGCTGTTCCTGGTCATCACCCTGTTTTCCGCCAGCACCTACCTGTCGCTGATCTACCTCGCCACTTCGATGATCCTCGTGCCGTATCTGTGGTCGGCCGCCTACGCGGTGCTGTTGGCGGTACGCGGCGAGACCTATCAGAACGCCCTGGCCGAGCGCCGCAAGGACCTGCTCATCGGCGCCATCGCCCTGATCTACGCCATGTGGCTGCTGTATGCCGGCGGGATCAAATACCTGCTGCTTTCCGCCCTGCTCTACGCCCCCGGCGCGATCCTGTTCGCCAAGGCCAAGCATGAACTGGGCAAGCCGGTTTTCACCTCGGTCGAGAAGCTGATTTTCGCCGCCGTGGTCGTCGGAGCCCTGGTGGCTGCGTACGGGCTCTACGCGGGTTTCCTGACCCTCTGACCGGTCAACTGTTTTATCTGGAGGATGTGTAATGACCACGGAAAAAGTGAAGTACGGCGTCCACTCCGAAGCCGGCAAATTGCGCAAAGTCATGGTCTGTTCAC
This genomic interval from Pseudomonas alvandae contains the following:
- a CDS encoding YbaN family protein, which encodes MSRTPSKLSQLLFALLAYASLAIGLVAIAVPGLPTTEFILLAAWAATRSSPRLSAWLEGHRLFGPMLHNWRNGKVIPRRAKIAATASMLCCAGLMLLVLEHHWPVYLALAGMGLGNLWIWSRPEHRGKGACSRWAGPTPRA
- a CDS encoding CoA transferase, producing MSDLLSSIQTAIGLPTTPIPFTGEGALPSAFAVTELASASIGVAGQAVAALIHQQTGRLPTLEVDQRLASFWFSTSLRPIGWSVPPMWDAVAGDYATADGWIRLHTNAPHHRQAAEKVLGACTDRADMASKVIRWNKAELEQAVVDAGGCAAQMRSWQAWQLHPQGMAVNAEPLVQLDDGAEGSPAPWLGSVAQPLAGLKVLDLTRVLAGPIASRFLAGLGADVLRIDPPTWNEPGVVPEVTLGKRCARLDLQQPADRATFEALLKEADILLHGYRADALDRLGYGATQRQRLAPGLIDVCLNAYGWSGPWQHRRGFDSLVQMSSGIAEAGMAWKHADKPTPLPVQALDHGTGYLMAASAIVLVARRLATSHGGSARLSLARTAKLLIDGGAGTQVALRPEDEADQGLLVEQTPWGPAHRLQVPLRITGTPLQWTLPAAELGAHRAQW
- the arcD gene encoding arginine-ornithine antiporter, encoding MSDTPGKLRLGALVALVVGSMIGGGIFSLPQNMAASADVGAVLIGWAITAVGMLTLAFVFQTLANRKPDLDGGVYAYAKAGFGDYMGFSSAWGYWISAWLGNVGYFVLLFSTLGYFFPIFGEGNTVAAVIGASVLLWAVHFLVLRGIKEAAFINLVTTVAKIVPLLLFVLIAVFAFKLEIFTADIWGLKNPDLGSVMDQVRHMMLVTVWVFIGIEGASIFSARAEKRSDVGKATVIGFITVLLFLVLVNVLSLGIMTQPELAKLQNPSMAAVLEHVVGHWGAVLISVGLIISLLGALLSWVLLCAEIMFAAAKDHTMPAFLRRENANHVPANALWLTNAMVQLFLVITLFSASTYLSLIYLATSMILVPYLWSAAYAVLLAVRGETYQNALAERRKDLLIGAIALIYAMWLLYAGGIKYLLLSALLYAPGAILFAKAKHELGKPVFTSVEKLIFAAVVVGALVAAYGLYAGFLTL